From Mucilaginibacter rubeus, a single genomic window includes:
- a CDS encoding LytR/AlgR family response regulator transcription factor → MNAVIIDDEPPAIDLLSAYIQRTNLLTLQSTFTNPAEAIGIFNSANPPDITFLDIDMPGINGLDFARLIGHKSQIILTTSFREHGPEAFALAVRDYLLKPISYERFLEAISKVLPAPSPGTPSPGFFFVHTEIRGIYAKIDVADILLIESDDNIVHITLSSNKITATHQLAEVQSWLPPALFSRVHRSFIVNLARVTAIDHGQVQLENGTRVPIGRKYKEPLMAKLQQLTINGRP, encoded by the coding sequence ATGAACGCAGTGATCATTGACGACGAACCGCCAGCTATAGACCTACTTTCTGCATACATTCAAAGAACAAACCTGTTGACTTTGCAGTCAACCTTCACCAACCCGGCAGAGGCCATCGGCATTTTTAACAGCGCCAATCCGCCGGACATAACCTTCCTCGACATTGACATGCCGGGCATCAACGGCCTGGATTTCGCCCGTCTTATCGGGCATAAAAGCCAGATCATCCTCACCACGTCCTTCCGCGAACACGGCCCCGAAGCTTTCGCACTTGCCGTGCGCGATTATCTTTTAAAACCCATCTCCTACGAGCGCTTCCTCGAAGCGATCAGCAAAGTGCTTCCCGCCCCTTCCCCCGGTACGCCATCGCCAGGCTTCTTCTTTGTTCACACCGAAATACGCGGCATTTACGCTAAGATCGATGTCGCCGATATCCTGTTAATCGAAAGCGATGACAACATCGTGCATATCACCCTGTCGTCGAACAAAATAACCGCCACCCACCAACTCGCCGAAGTCCAGAGCTGGTTGCCACCGGCCCTGTTTTCCAGGGTCCATCGTTCCTTTATCGTCAACCTGGCCAGGGTTACTGCCATCGACCACGGCCAGGTCCAGCTGGAAAACGGCACAAGGGTCCCCATCGGCAGGAAGTATAAAGAACCATTGATGGCCAAGCTCCAGCAACTCACCATCAACGGCCGTCCATAA
- a CDS encoding sensor histidine kinase — translation MNRYLNRTPPRYLALIFMVIAEILTASSIKITFDYFMMSTSLPPEEFWRQFKMVAGLDFQRTLFFLFISTVIWSAINWGRLQRKTTEALLRSTLADKTNAELRFQFAQAQNAFLKQQINPHLLFNTLNAIYSTVYLNAPKDSEALLLLSEIMRYSYEEPDSKGLVALESELFQLKNLIKLNTYRFRDTVQLDFDLKGDANNHRIIPLVLLTLTENMFKHGDLRQRPRSLGITINEGGQLSYFSNNVRKLRGQVEPNGSVGLTNTRLRLDYAYPGNYNLDITQTEELFTVNLNINLAYERSDH, via the coding sequence TTGAACCGCTACTTAAATCGTACACCGCCGCGATATCTGGCCTTGATTTTCATGGTGATCGCAGAAATTCTAACAGCGTCTTCAATTAAAATAACCTTCGACTATTTCATGATGTCAACGAGTCTCCCACCGGAGGAATTTTGGCGCCAATTCAAAATGGTGGCCGGGTTAGATTTTCAGCGGACTTTATTTTTTTTATTTATTTCAACTGTTATTTGGTCTGCAATAAATTGGGGCCGGCTTCAGCGAAAAACGACAGAGGCTCTTCTCAGAAGTACGCTTGCCGACAAAACAAATGCTGAATTAAGGTTCCAGTTCGCCCAGGCCCAGAACGCCTTTCTTAAACAACAAATCAACCCACATTTGCTGTTTAACACCTTAAATGCCATTTACAGCACCGTGTATTTAAACGCACCAAAAGATTCGGAAGCATTATTATTGCTGTCGGAAATCATGCGGTACAGCTACGAGGAACCGGACAGCAAGGGACTTGTTGCGCTCGAAAGCGAACTATTTCAGTTGAAGAACCTCATTAAATTAAACACTTACCGTTTCCGGGATACCGTTCAATTGGACTTTGACCTTAAAGGCGACGCTAACAATCACCGGATTATCCCCTTAGTCCTGCTTACCCTCACCGAAAACATGTTCAAACACGGCGATCTCCGGCAAAGACCGCGCTCACTTGGTATAACGATAAATGAAGGTGGACAATTGAGCTATTTCAGCAATAACGTCCGCAAACTGCGTGGACAGGTCGAACCGAATGGCAGCGTCGGCCTAACAAACACCCGGCTCCGCCTTGACTACGCTTATCCCGGCAATTACAACCTGGACATCACGCAAACCGAAGAACTGTTCACCGTTAACCTTAACATCAACTTAGCCTATGAACGCAGTGATCATTGA